TTCCAGCGCCATCCGGGCGGTTTCGCTCGGGGTCTGAAACAGCGGGCCGGAGAGCACTTCGAAACCCATGTCGGCAAAGGCGCTGGCGATCACGTTGGCCCCGCGATCGTGGCCATCCTGCCCCATCTTGGCGACCATGACCTTCGGCTTGCGCCCCAGCCTGCGGGCAACCGCGTCCACCCCGCGCACGACCTGTTCGTAGCGCTCATCACCGGCATAAGCGCGCGAATAGACGCCCTTCACCGGGGTGGGCATGGTGTCGTATCGACCGAAAGCCTGCTCCATCGCCGAGGAGATTTCGCCCAGCGTGGCATCGTGGCGCGCGGCCTCAACCGCCAGCGCGAGCAGGTTCGCGCCGGTCTCGGCGCCCTGGCTCAGCGCTTCCAGCGCGCGATCGCAGGCGTCGCTGTCGCGTTCGGCGCGAACGCGCTCGATCCGCGCAATCTGGCTCTGCCGCACTTTGTGGTTGTCGATATCGAGCGTTTCGATCTCCGCCTCTTCCGCAAGGCGGTATTTGTTAACCCCCACGATCACGGTTTCGCCCCGGTCGACCATCGCCTGCTTGCTCGCAGCGGCTTCCTCAATCTGAGCCTTGGGCTTGCCGCTGGCGACGTAGGCGGTCATCCCGCCTGCCGCATCGATCTCGTCGATCAGCGCGCCGGCCTGCTCGACCAGCGCCGCGGTGAGGCTTTCGATGTAATAGCTGCCGCCCAGCGGATCGGCGACATTCGTAATGCCCGATTCTTCCTGGAGAACGAGCTGCGTGTTGCGCGCAATGCGGGCGGAAAAGTCGGTCGGCAGCGCAATCGCCTCGTCCAGCGCATTGGTGTGCAGCGACTGCGTGCCGCCCAGTACCGCAGCCATCGCTTCCACCGTGGTGCGGATGACGTTGTTGTAAGGGTCCTGCTCCTGCAGAGAGACACCCGACGTCTGGCAATGCGTGCGCAGCATCTTGGACTTCGGGTTCTGTGCCCCCAGCCCTTCCATCACATCATGCCACAGGGCGCGCCCGGCGCGCATCTTGGCGATTTCCATGAAGAAATTCATGCCGATGCCCCAGAAGAAGGACAGGCGCGGCGCGAAGGCGTCGATATCGAGGCCCGCTTCCATTGCGCGCTTGGCGTACTCCTTGCCGTCGGCGATGGTGAAGGCCAGTTCCTGCACCGCGGTCGCCCCGGCTTCGTGCATGTGATAGCCCGAAATCGAAATGCTGTTGAATTTCGGCATGTTGGCCGAAGTATATGCGATGATGTCCGAAACGATCCGCATGCTCGGTTCGGGCGGATAGATATAGGTGTTGCGGACCATGAACTCCTTGAGGATGTCGTTCTGGATGGTCCCCGAAAGCTTGTCCTGGGCAACGCCCTGCCGTTCCGCCGCGACAATGTAGAACGCCAGCACGGGGATCACCGCGCCGTTCATCGTCATGCTGACGCTCATCGTGTCGAGCGGGATCTGGTCGAACAGGATTTCCATGTCGCGCACGGTGTCGATCGCGACACCCGCCTTGCCGACATCGCCGACGACGCGTGGGTGATCGCTGTCATAGCCGCGGTGCGTGGCGAGATCGAAGGCGACGGACAGACCCTTCTGCCCCGCCGCCAGATTGCGGCGATAGAAGGCGTTCGATTCCTCGGCGGTCGAAAAACCGGCATACTGGCGGATGGTCCAGGGGCGCCCGGTGTACATCGAGGCATAGGGCCCGCGCGTGAATGGCGCGATGCCCGGCACACCGGGGTCGAGATCCGCAGTGTCCTCGCGGGTGTAGAGCGGCTTGACGGCAATCCCCTCGGGCGTGTGCCACGTCAGGTCCCGGCCCTTCACTTCCTTGTCGGCGAGGGGTTTCCAGTCGTCATAAGTCGGCTTGTCGGTCATGCGCTCCCCCTAAACACAATCGTATGCACAGGGGAAGGGAGAGCGCGCTTTACTCGCCCTTGAACACCGGCTTGCGCTTCTGGAGGAAGGCCATGCCGCCTTCCATCGCGTCGCTGCTGGCGGCCGCCTGTCGCTGGCCTTCCGCCTCGGCCAGAAGGACCTGATGAATCTCTCCGTCGAGCGCGGTGGCGATGTTGCGCTTCATCGTGGCGTAGGCAACGGTCGGGCCATTCGCGAGCCTTTCTGCCAGTGCCCGCGCCTCGTCCATCAGCGCATCGTCATCGACTGCCTTGAAGATCAGGCCCCAGTCTTCCGCCTGCTGTGCGCCGATTTTCTCGCCCAGCATCATCATGCGTGTGGCGCGGGCACGGCCAATCGCGCGCGACAACATCCAGGTGGAGCCGCCATCGGGCACCAGGCCGATATTGACGAAAGCCTGAAGGAAATAGGCGCCCTTGCCTGCCAGCACGAAATCGCCTGCCAGCGCCAGCGAACAGCCAATGCCCGCCGCCGGGCCGTTGACCGCGCAGACCACGGGCACCGGCGCGCGCAACACCTGGTTGATCGCGGGATTATAGTGGTTCTGCAGCGCGCGATGACTGCCACCCTTGTTCTGCAACGCGCTGCCCTCTCCCCGCGCAGACAGATCTGCGCCCGAACAGAAGCCCTTCCCCGCGCCGGTAATCAGGACCGCACGGGCATCGTCGAGGTCGTAGAAAGCCGAACCGATCTCGTCCGCCATCTGCGGCGGCATCGCGTTCAACCGATCGGGCCGGTTGAGCGTGATCGTAAGCAGCGGCCCTTCTCTCTCGACGATAATGGTTTCGTAGCTCACACGTCTCTCCCAAGCGTTTCGTTTCGCAACCGAGAGTGGCCGCGATAGGGGCCTTGCGCAAGTCCGTTACGGCGCGCGCCGGAAATCAGTGGCCGGGGCCCTTGGGCGTTTCCATGATTTCCGTGAGCTGGCCCATCATGTCCTTGGGATGAAGAAAGAAGATCGGCGTTCCATGCGCGCCGATCCGCGTGGGGCCGAGGATGCGCTTGCCCAGCCCTTCGAACCAGGCGCGGGCCTGTTCGATGTCTTCCACCTCATAGCAGACATGGTGCTGCCCGCCGGCGGGGTTCTTGGCGAGAAAGCCGGTCAGCGTCGATTGCTCGCCCAGCGGCTCGATCAGCTCGATCTGCGTGCCATTGGTGCCGCTTTCGCCCGGCGTATCGACGAAGCAGACCTTCACGCCCTGCTCCTCAAGGTCGAACGGCTCATGGGTGATACTCGCTCCCATGACATCGCGATAATAGCGCAGCGATTCCGCGATCGAAGGCGTCGCGACGCCGATATGGTTGAGACGGCCGAGTTTCATTTTACACTCTCTACTAACGTTTCATTGGAAGGTATTTGGCCGATTTCATAAGCCGCGAACCCAATCCCAACCATAAAAGCCGCAATTGAGAGACCGAGTAAGGCAGCGCCAGTGACGAAAACACCGTTGGGTTCTGGATCGTAAGCCTCATTTTCGACAGTATCCAAACCCTCACCCCTCCAAAGGGTATTGGTTAATTTGCCAGCATAATCAGCTGCACCAATTGAAAGCAAAATGCCGCTTCCCAGCGTAAGTCCGATACCGGCGAAGAAGGCCCACGCTGGACCATCAAACATGATGGGAGCGAATTCCTTGGAATTGAAACCTGCTATCAACGCCGCCGAATGGAAAACAGCACTGCTTGTTAGAACCCATTTCAACAGTGCGATCGAACTGTCGAAAAACCGCGAGATCGCATCGCGAGCGATGCCCTTCCGCTCTTCAAGAACCCAATCTGGAAGGTCCTCGCTCACATAACCTCACAACGGAATATTATCGTGCTTTTTCCACGGGTTCTCAAGCACTTTGCCGCGCAGTTTGCGTAGGCCGAGCGCCACCCGACGGCGGGTCGAGTGCGGGTGGATCACTTCGTCGATATAGCCGCGGCTTGCTGCGACGAAGGGGTTGGCGAAGCGGTCTTCGTATTCCTTGGTCTTCTCGGCAATCTTGTCGGGATCGTCGCGGTCCTGGCGGAAGATGATTTCGACCGCGCCCTTCGCGCCCATCACCGCAATTTCCGCCGTGGGCCAGGCGTAGTTCAAATCGCCGCGCAAGTGCTTTGAAGCCATCACGTCGTAGGCGCCGCCATAGGCCTTGCGGGTGATGACGGTGATCTTCGGCACGGTCGCCTCGGCATAGGCGAACAGCAGTTTCGCGCCGTGTTTGATGATCCCGCCCAGTTCCTGGCTCGTGCCGGGCAGGAAGCCGGGTACGTCGACGAATGTGAGGATCGGAATATCGAAGGCATCGCAGAAGCGGACGAAGCGCGCGGCTTTCTTGCTTGAATTGATGTCCAGCACCCCGGCGAGCACCATCGGCTGGTTGGCAACAACACCCACCGTGCGCCCTTCCACCCGGCCGAAACCGCACAGGATATTGCCGGCATGGGCCGGCTGAATTTCGAAGAAATCGCCTTCGTCCAGAACCTTACGGATGACTTCGTGCATGTCGTAAGGCTGATTGGCATTGTCGGGGATCAGCGTATCGAGCGAAGGCTCCTCCCGGTCCCACGGATCGGCCGTCGGACGTTCGGGCACGTCCTCGCGGTTCGAAAGCGGCAGATAATCGAAGAAATTGCGCGTCTGCAGCAGGGTCTCGATGTCGTTCTCGAACGCGAGATCGGCCACGCTGGTCTTGGTCGTATGCGTTACCGCGCCGCCCAGTTCCTCCTGCGTTACGACCTCGTTGGTCACCGTCTTCACCACGTCCGGCCCGGTGACGAACATGTAGCTGGAATCCTTCACCATGAAGATGAAGTCGGTCATCGCGGGGGAATAGACCGCCCCGCCCGCGCACGGCCCCATGATCAGGCTGATCTGGGGGATGACGCCGCTCGCCAGCACATTGCGCTGGAACACCTCGGCATAGCCGCCCAATGAGGCGACGCCTTCCTGAATACGCGCGCCGCCGCTGTCGTTGAGGCCGATGACCGGCGCGCCAACCTTCATCGCGGTGTCCATCACCTTGCAGATCTTCTCCGCATGGCGTTTCGACAGGCTTCCGCCGAAGACGGTAAAATCCTGGCTGAAGACATAGACCAGGCGGCCGTTGATCGTGCCGCTGCCGGTGACCACACCATCGCCGGGAATGCGCTGGTCCTCCATCCCGAAATCGACGCAGTCATGCTCGACATACGTGTCGAGTTCTTCGAAGCTGCCTTCGTCGAGCAGAATATCGAGCCGTTCGCGAGCGGTGAGTTTCCCCTTGGCGTGTTGCGCATCGATGCGCTTTTGCCCGCCGCCCATGCGGGCGGCTTCGCGGCGGCGTTCCATTTCGGCGATATTGGCTGACATCGGCACCCCTGCTGTTATCTTGAGGCGGGGCCTAGCGGGCGGTGCGCGCGAGCGTCAATCTTTCATGCAATCTTGCGGCTGATCGCCCGTGCGCCCCGCACCCGGCCCGGATCAGCGCAGCAGAACCAGTTCCTCCGCCATCGTCGGATGAATCGCGACCGTTGCGTCAAAATCCGCCTTGGTCAGCCCTGCCTTCACCGCCACCGCTGCCGCCTGCATGATTTCCGCCGCTTCCGGCCCGATCATGTGAATGCCGAGGATGCGGCCCGAATCCTCGTCGCACACCATCTTGTAGAGGCTGCGCTCGTTACGGCCGGCGAGGACGTTCTTCATCGGGCGGAAGTCCGACTGAAACACCCGGACGGAACCGAACTTGTTACGCGCTTCGCCCTCGGTCAAGCCCACTGCCGCCAGCGGAGGATGGCTGAACACGGCGCTGGGTATGCAATCGTGATCGACCGCAACCGGATCGCCGCCCCCGAAAACGGTATCGGCAAAGGCTTGCCCTTCGCGGATTGCAACCGGGGTCAACTGCACGCGATCGGTCACATCGCCGACGGCATAGATGTGTTCGACGCTGGTCTTGCTGAAGCGATCGACCCGGATTTCGCCCTTGTCGCCGGTTTCAACGCCCGCCTTCTCAAGCCCCAGCCCCTCGGTATTGGGGACACGCCCGGTCGCGAACAGCACGCAATCGACCACCATATCGTCGTGATTGGTCATCGATACCGTGAGGGTGCCATCGCCGTTCTTCGCAATGCCGCGAAACTCGGCATGGAAGCGGAAGTCGATGCCCTTCATCATGCTGATTTGCAGCAGGCGGTCGCGCAGCGCCTCGTCATAACCGCGCAGCAACTGGTCGCTGCGGTTAATGATCGTGACCTGGCTGCCGAATTCGTTGAAGATGCCAGCAAATTCATTGGCGATATAGCCGCCCCCGGCGATCAGGATGCGGCGCGGCATTGTTTCGAGGTGAAATGCCTCGTTGCTGGTGATGCCCAGTTCATGTCCCTCGCAATCGGGGACGTGGGGCCGCGCACCGCTGGCGATCAGGATATGCTTTGCCGTCACCGTGCGCCCGCCGGAAAGCGCGATCTCGTGCGGTCCCACCAGTTCGGCGCGCTCGTTGATCACCTCAACCCCGTGGTTATCGAGCGTTTCGGTATAAAGGCCGTTCAGGCGATCGAC
The nucleotide sequence above comes from Pelagerythrobacter marensis. Encoded proteins:
- the scpA gene encoding methylmalonyl-CoA mutase, producing MTDKPTYDDWKPLADKEVKGRDLTWHTPEGIAVKPLYTREDTADLDPGVPGIAPFTRGPYASMYTGRPWTIRQYAGFSTAEESNAFYRRNLAAGQKGLSVAFDLATHRGYDSDHPRVVGDVGKAGVAIDTVRDMEILFDQIPLDTMSVSMTMNGAVIPVLAFYIVAAERQGVAQDKLSGTIQNDILKEFMVRNTYIYPPEPSMRIVSDIIAYTSANMPKFNSISISGYHMHEAGATAVQELAFTIADGKEYAKRAMEAGLDIDAFAPRLSFFWGIGMNFFMEIAKMRAGRALWHDVMEGLGAQNPKSKMLRTHCQTSGVSLQEQDPYNNVIRTTVEAMAAVLGGTQSLHTNALDEAIALPTDFSARIARNTQLVLQEESGITNVADPLGGSYYIESLTAALVEQAGALIDEIDAAGGMTAYVASGKPKAQIEEAAASKQAMVDRGETVIVGVNKYRLAEEAEIETLDIDNHKVRQSQIARIERVRAERDSDACDRALEALSQGAETGANLLALAVEAARHDATLGEISSAMEQAFGRYDTMPTPVKGVYSRAYAGDERYEQVVRGVDAVARRLGRKPKVMVAKMGQDGHDRGANVIASAFADMGFEVLSGPLFQTPSETARMALENDVDAVGASSLAAGHKTLIPELIEHLKDAGRADIKVVAGGVIPAKDYDFLRDAGVQGIFGPGSNVVECAADVLRLLGHNMPPAGEDLDEAAE
- a CDS encoding enoyl-CoA hydratase-related protein, whose protein sequence is MSYETIIVEREGPLLTITLNRPDRLNAMPPQMADEIGSAFYDLDDARAVLITGAGKGFCSGADLSARGEGSALQNKGGSHRALQNHYNPAINQVLRAPVPVVCAVNGPAAGIGCSLALAGDFVLAGKGAYFLQAFVNIGLVPDGGSTWMLSRAIGRARATRMMMLGEKIGAQQAEDWGLIFKAVDDDALMDEARALAERLANGPTVAYATMKRNIATALDGEIHQVLLAEAEGQRQAAASSDAMEGGMAFLQKRKPVFKGE
- the mce gene encoding methylmalonyl-CoA epimerase, which gives rise to MKLGRLNHIGVATPSIAESLRYYRDVMGASITHEPFDLEEQGVKVCFVDTPGESGTNGTQIELIEPLGEQSTLTGFLAKNPAGGQHHVCYEVEDIEQARAWFEGLGKRILGPTRIGAHGTPIFFLHPKDMMGQLTEIMETPKGPGH
- a CDS encoding acyl-CoA carboxylase subunit beta yields the protein MSANIAEMERRREAARMGGGQKRIDAQHAKGKLTARERLDILLDEGSFEELDTYVEHDCVDFGMEDQRIPGDGVVTGSGTINGRLVYVFSQDFTVFGGSLSKRHAEKICKVMDTAMKVGAPVIGLNDSGGARIQEGVASLGGYAEVFQRNVLASGVIPQISLIMGPCAGGAVYSPAMTDFIFMVKDSSYMFVTGPDVVKTVTNEVVTQEELGGAVTHTTKTSVADLAFENDIETLLQTRNFFDYLPLSNREDVPERPTADPWDREEPSLDTLIPDNANQPYDMHEVIRKVLDEGDFFEIQPAHAGNILCGFGRVEGRTVGVVANQPMVLAGVLDINSSKKAARFVRFCDAFDIPILTFVDVPGFLPGTSQELGGIIKHGAKLLFAYAEATVPKITVITRKAYGGAYDVMASKHLRGDLNYAWPTAEIAVMGAKGAVEIIFRQDRDDPDKIAEKTKEYEDRFANPFVAASRGYIDEVIHPHSTRRRVALGLRKLRGKVLENPWKKHDNIPL
- the gor gene encoding glutathione-disulfide reductase; this encodes MADQYDYDLFTIGAGSGGVRASRVAASHGARVAVAEEHRVGGTCVIRGCVPKKMLVYGAHFAEDLEDAKAFGWTIDNPKFDWATLRDNVLRDVDRLNGLYTETLDNHGVEVINERAELVGPHEIALSGGRTVTAKHILIASGARPHVPDCEGHELGITSNEAFHLETMPRRILIAGGGYIANEFAGIFNEFGSQVTIINRSDQLLRGYDEALRDRLLQISMMKGIDFRFHAEFRGIAKNGDGTLTVSMTNHDDMVVDCVLFATGRVPNTEGLGLEKAGVETGDKGEIRVDRFSKTSVEHIYAVGDVTDRVQLTPVAIREGQAFADTVFGGGDPVAVDHDCIPSAVFSHPPLAAVGLTEGEARNKFGSVRVFQSDFRPMKNVLAGRNERSLYKMVCDEDSGRILGIHMIGPEAAEIMQAAAVAVKAGLTKADFDATVAIHPTMAEELVLLR